One segment of Candidatus Rokuibacteriota bacterium DNA contains the following:
- a CDS encoding ABC transporter ATP-binding protein, giving the protein MILDIRGIDTYYGLGHILHGLSLRVGEGEVVALLGRNGAGKTTTLRSITGLTPPRSGEITYKGVNIAGLPAHRISRLGIALVPETRGIFSYLTARENLEIARRPGSRWPMESVLERFPKLRELLDRKGRLLSGGEQQMLAIARSLLTGPELLLLDEPSQGLAPLVVETVMGTVRELKRERVSMLLVEQNAEMALGLADRVYVIDHGTIVFEGTPDALRADHKITTTYLGVGG; this is encoded by the coding sequence ATGATCCTCGACATCCGGGGCATCGACACCTACTACGGGCTCGGCCACATCCTGCACGGCCTCTCGCTGCGCGTGGGCGAGGGCGAGGTCGTGGCGCTCCTGGGGCGCAACGGCGCGGGCAAGACCACGACGCTTCGCTCCATCACCGGGCTCACGCCGCCCCGGAGCGGCGAGATCACCTACAAGGGCGTCAACATCGCCGGTCTCCCCGCCCACCGGATCTCCCGCCTCGGGATCGCGCTGGTGCCCGAGACCCGAGGCATCTTCTCCTATCTCACGGCGCGAGAGAATCTCGAGATCGCGCGCCGGCCGGGCTCGCGCTGGCCGATGGAGAGCGTGCTCGAGCGCTTTCCGAAGCTCCGCGAGCTGCTGGACCGCAAGGGTCGCTTGCTCTCGGGCGGGGAGCAGCAGATGCTGGCCATCGCCCGCTCCCTGCTGACCGGGCCGGAGCTGCTCCTCCTGGACGAGCCGTCCCAGGGGCTGGCGCCGCTCGTGGTCGAGACGGTCATGGGGACCGTTCGCGAGCTCAAGCGCGAGCGCGTCAGCATGCTGCTGGTCGAGCAGAACGCCGAGATGGCGCTCGGGCTGGCGGACCGCGTCTACGTCATCGACCACGGGACCATCGTGTTCGAAGGCACACCGGACGCGCTCCGCGCAGACCACAAGATCACGACGACGTATCTTGGTGTAGGCGGCTGA
- a CDS encoding ABC transporter ATP-binding protein, with amino-acid sequence MPLVRTELLTKSFGALTAVNAVTLEVEEGSLHSVIGPNGAGKTTFFNLLTGQQAPTSGRIIFDGRDIAGTPPHGIAHLGIARSFQRTSIFPTLSILDNVWLAAFARQESWRGLAWRRADRYPELTRRALEVLGEVGLGEKAGLPAREISHGEQRQLELAIALAAAPRLLLLDEPAAGLSPDETQKMVTLVRKLKGRYTILLIEHKIDVVMTMSDRISVMHFGSVIAEGTPAEIQRNAEVRRAYLGGVPAS; translated from the coding sequence ATGCCCCTCGTTAGGACCGAGCTCCTGACGAAGTCCTTCGGGGCGCTGACCGCCGTCAACGCGGTCACGCTCGAGGTCGAGGAGGGCTCGCTGCACTCGGTCATCGGGCCCAACGGCGCCGGCAAGACCACGTTCTTCAACCTGCTGACGGGACAGCAGGCGCCGACGTCGGGCCGGATCATCTTCGACGGCCGCGACATCGCCGGAACGCCGCCGCACGGCATCGCCCATCTCGGCATCGCGCGATCGTTCCAGCGCACGAGCATCTTCCCCACGCTCTCCATCCTGGACAATGTCTGGCTCGCGGCCTTTGCCCGGCAGGAATCCTGGCGGGGACTGGCGTGGCGCCGGGCCGACCGTTACCCGGAGCTGACCCGGCGGGCGCTCGAGGTGCTGGGGGAGGTTGGGCTTGGCGAGAAGGCGGGTCTGCCGGCCCGCGAGATCTCTCACGGCGAGCAGCGGCAGCTCGAGCTGGCCATCGCGCTGGCGGCGGCCCCTCGTCTCCTGCTGCTGGACGAGCCCGCGGCGGGGCTGTCGCCGGACGAGACGCAGAAGATGGTCACGCTCGTGCGCAAGCTCAAAGGGCGCTACACCATCCTGCTCATCGAGCACAAGATCGACGTCGTCATGACCATGTCCGACCGGATCTCGGTCATGCATTTCGGCAGCGTGATCGCGGAAGGCACCCCGGCGGAGATCCAGCGGAATGCGGAAGTCCGCCGCGCCTACCTGGGGGGCGTCCCCGCGTCATGA
- a CDS encoding branched-chain amino acid ABC transporter permease, with the protein MSGSTKAWLAILAAVVLLPVFVRHAIATEIWIFAIFGLGLNLLMGYTGLLSFGQATFFGSAAYVAGYLLKYYGVNVLLALGVGIAVGAVSAAVVGYLCVQRSGLYFIMLTFALNQMFYFTAYQWTTVTGGEDGMPGIPRPSVLGLDIHPPLAYYAAVALLFLLSLWVMKRIVESPLGKILQAIRENELRAEALGYNAPRMKLAAFVVGGAFSGLAGVLYAMLFGIVPLESIGFVFSGNVVFATLIGGSGSLYGPVIGSFVFIWLSESVSSMWARWPLLLGVAFVVVVLFFRGGVVEAWARFWAWRAAHRAPAAARADAPR; encoded by the coding sequence ATGAGCGGGAGCACGAAGGCGTGGCTGGCCATCCTGGCCGCGGTCGTCCTGCTCCCGGTCTTCGTCCGGCACGCCATCGCCACTGAGATCTGGATCTTCGCGATCTTCGGACTCGGCCTAAATCTCCTCATGGGCTACACGGGATTGCTCTCGTTCGGCCAGGCCACATTCTTCGGCTCGGCTGCGTACGTGGCCGGGTACCTGCTGAAGTACTACGGGGTCAACGTCCTGCTGGCGCTCGGCGTCGGCATCGCGGTGGGCGCCGTGTCCGCGGCCGTCGTCGGCTACCTCTGCGTCCAGCGCTCCGGCCTCTACTTCATCATGCTGACCTTCGCGCTGAACCAGATGTTCTACTTCACGGCCTACCAGTGGACGACCGTGACCGGGGGCGAGGACGGCATGCCCGGCATCCCGCGCCCGAGCGTTCTCGGCCTCGACATCCACCCGCCGCTCGCCTACTACGCGGCCGTTGCCCTGCTCTTCCTCCTCTCGCTCTGGGTCATGAAGCGCATCGTCGAGTCGCCGCTCGGCAAGATCCTGCAGGCCATCCGCGAGAACGAGCTGCGGGCGGAAGCCCTGGGCTACAACGCCCCCCGCATGAAGCTTGCCGCCTTCGTGGTGGGCGGCGCCTTCTCGGGGCTGGCCGGGGTGCTCTACGCCATGCTCTTCGGGATCGTGCCGCTGGAGTCCATCGGCTTCGTGTTCTCCGGCAATGTCGTCTTCGCCACGCTCATCGGCGGCTCGGGCTCCCTCTACGGGCCCGTGATCGGCTCGTTCGTGTTCATCTGGCTATCGGAGTCGGTCAGCTCCATGTGGGCGCGCTGGCCGCTCCTGCTCGGCGTCGCGTTCGTGGTCGTGGTGCTGTTCTTCCGGGGCGGGGTCGTCGAGGCGTGGGCGCGCTTCTGGGCGTGGCGCGCGGCGCATCGTGCGCCCGCCGCCGCGCGGGCCGATGCCCCTCGTTAG
- a CDS encoding branched-chain amino acid ABC transporter permease, with translation MNVSLLFSQILNGLATGMLYALMGIGLSIITGVLNIPNFAHGALFALGAYFLYTVIQLVGNFWLALVLAPLGVGLLGVLIEYGGIRPLYKAGHDYQLLLTFGLSLIVTEGIIIVWSPVGMSQLPPPLLRGGVNLGITFYPKYRLFVMVAAALLVLGAWLFLEKTRYGAIMRAGIEDKEMVSLLGIDIHRLFTAAFAIGCVLAGIAGALTAPIRGLNPWMGVDMLGIAFVVVALAGLGNLLGSIVAGLLVGLAQSLVALFWPEASVAVIFAVMAAVLLVRPQGLFGIR, from the coding sequence GTGAACGTTTCCCTTCTCTTCAGCCAGATCCTCAACGGCCTCGCCACCGGCATGCTCTACGCCCTGATGGGCATCGGGCTCAGCATCATCACGGGCGTGCTCAACATCCCGAACTTCGCCCACGGCGCCCTCTTCGCCCTCGGCGCCTATTTCCTCTACACGGTGATCCAGCTCGTCGGCAACTTCTGGCTGGCCCTCGTGCTCGCGCCACTCGGAGTCGGGCTCCTGGGCGTGCTGATCGAGTACGGCGGGATCCGGCCGCTGTACAAAGCCGGCCACGACTATCAGCTCCTGCTCACGTTCGGGCTCTCGCTCATCGTTACGGAGGGCATCATCATCGTCTGGAGCCCCGTCGGCATGAGCCAGCTCCCGCCGCCTCTGCTGCGGGGCGGCGTCAACCTCGGCATCACGTTCTACCCGAAGTACCGCCTCTTCGTGATGGTTGCGGCCGCGCTCCTCGTGCTCGGCGCCTGGCTCTTCCTCGAGAAGACGCGCTACGGCGCCATCATGCGCGCGGGCATCGAGGACAAGGAGATGGTCTCCCTCCTCGGCATCGACATCCACCGCCTCTTCACCGCGGCCTTCGCGATCGGCTGCGTCCTGGCCGGGATCGCCGGCGCCCTGACCGCCCCGATCCGGGGCCTGAACCCCTGGATGGGCGTGGACATGCTCGGCATCGCCTTCGTCGTCGTCGCGCTGGCGGGGCTCGGCAACCTGCTGGGGTCCATCGTGGCGGGATTGCTCGTCGGCCTGGCCCAGAGCCTCGTGGCGCTCTTCTGGCCCGAAGCCTCTGTGGCTGTCATCTTTGCCGTCATGGCCGCCGTCCTCCTCGTGCGGCCTCAAGGGTTGTTCGGCATCCGATGA
- a CDS encoding ABC transporter substrate-binding protein yields the protein MSELTRRDVLKLGGAAAAAGLGFPAVLRAQAKEIPMLGLWSFTGAFSDVGPVLDRGMKMALEERGMKIQGKSIKYITRDDETKAGSATRRAEEAIDADGVKYIIGPWSSGVALAVSEVAKRKKTFHYFSGGTEDISGARCHRYSFQWAASPYTAAKTVVDTFMQANPKAKRWHLLVADYAFGWSVEKYIKEVGKGHGIEFVGADRHPLGEREFSNYVTKAAANKPDVVAMINFGLDAVTGAREIFNFGLTPKVPLILTWSSGVEELVQLNPEIRENMWVGSNFYYTADTPVAKEFVKNYQAKFGGPPGYAPAAAYGMTRMMLHAMDKAKSTEVPDVIKACEGLEVEDLVGRMRVDPKTHQTLRPYFFMRCKKKDAMKNPMDFADIVATGSTPLPAEYAACKDIGTL from the coding sequence ATGAGCGAACTCACTCGACGCGATGTCTTGAAATTGGGCGGCGCCGCCGCCGCGGCCGGGCTCGGCTTCCCGGCCGTCCTCCGGGCCCAGGCGAAGGAGATCCCCATGCTGGGGCTCTGGTCCTTCACGGGCGCATTCTCCGACGTGGGCCCCGTCCTCGACCGCGGCATGAAGATGGCCCTGGAGGAGCGGGGGATGAAGATCCAGGGCAAGAGCATCAAGTACATCACCCGCGACGACGAGACCAAGGCGGGCAGCGCCACGCGCCGGGCCGAGGAGGCCATCGACGCCGACGGCGTGAAGTACATCATCGGCCCCTGGTCCTCGGGCGTCGCCCTGGCCGTGTCGGAGGTCGCCAAGCGGAAGAAGACCTTCCACTACTTCAGCGGCGGCACCGAGGACATCTCGGGCGCGCGCTGCCACCGCTACTCGTTCCAGTGGGCGGCGAGCCCCTACACGGCCGCCAAGACCGTGGTGGACACCTTCATGCAGGCCAACCCCAAGGCCAAGCGCTGGCACCTCCTGGTCGCCGACTACGCCTTCGGCTGGTCGGTGGAGAAGTACATCAAGGAAGTGGGCAAGGGGCACGGGATCGAGTTCGTCGGCGCCGACCGGCACCCGCTCGGCGAGCGCGAGTTCTCCAACTACGTCACCAAGGCGGCTGCCAACAAGCCCGACGTGGTGGCCATGATCAACTTCGGCCTCGACGCCGTCACCGGCGCGCGCGAGATCTTCAACTTCGGGCTCACTCCAAAGGTCCCGCTGATTTTGACGTGGTCCTCCGGCGTCGAGGAGCTGGTGCAGCTCAATCCGGAGATCCGCGAGAACATGTGGGTCGGCTCGAACTTCTACTACACCGCCGACACGCCCGTGGCGAAGGAGTTCGTGAAAAACTACCAGGCCAAGTTCGGCGGCCCTCCCGGCTACGCGCCGGCCGCGGCGTATGGCATGACGCGGATGATGCTCCACGCCATGGACAAGGCCAAGTCCACCGAGGTGCCGGACGTGATCAAGGCCTGCGAAGGCCTCGAGGTGGAGGATCTTGTCGGGCGCATGCGCGTGGACCCGAAGACCCACCAGACGCTGCGGCCGTACTTCTTCATGCGCTGCAAGAAGAAGGACGCCATGAAGAACCCCATGGACTTCGCCGACATCGTCGCGACGGGCTCGACGCCGCTGCCGGCCGAGTACGCCGCCTGCAAGGACATAGGGACATTGTAG
- a CDS encoding ABC transporter substrate-binding protein — protein MSRALAGLYRLAVAVLTAAALASPAAAADTLNAYSIWPENWARPMLQEFEQTTGIKVNFVRFSSGEALARVIAEKGNPQVDVLFGGPVETFAAGIKEGIFEPYKPPSFGTLPARFKQAEGYWVAIADDPLVFMANAKFLKEANLKPPASWEDLLNPAYKGMLQMADARTSGTAVTRIFSIIEVNGRNEDKAFDYMKKLRRNVQVYTKSGGGGTLPVGLGQAGGGIFFIVDALDTKAKGYDVVISFPREGIGTSAEAIALLKGAKHPELGKKLIDWATSPAMQSLFAKHKINFVPASPEVKVEPSLAEVLKGAKIFPIDDAYAGANRKRVVNRWISEVLNAKE, from the coding sequence ATGTCACGTGCCCTCGCCGGGCTGTACCGGCTCGCCGTCGCCGTTCTCACCGCCGCCGCGCTCGCCTCACCCGCCGCGGCCGCCGACACGCTCAACGCCTACTCCATCTGGCCCGAGAACTGGGCGCGGCCCATGCTCCAGGAGTTCGAGCAGACGACGGGGATCAAGGTGAACTTCGTGCGCTTCTCCTCGGGGGAGGCCCTGGCCCGGGTGATCGCGGAGAAGGGCAACCCGCAGGTGGACGTGCTCTTCGGCGGCCCCGTCGAGACCTTCGCCGCCGGCATCAAGGAGGGCATCTTCGAGCCCTACAAGCCCCCTTCCTTTGGGACCCTGCCCGCCCGCTTCAAGCAGGCGGAGGGCTACTGGGTCGCCATCGCCGACGACCCGCTCGTCTTCATGGCGAACGCAAAGTTCCTCAAGGAGGCGAACCTCAAGCCGCCCGCGTCGTGGGAAGACCTGCTGAATCCCGCCTACAAGGGCATGCTCCAGATGGCGGACGCGCGCACCTCGGGCACGGCGGTGACGCGCATCTTCTCCATCATCGAGGTCAACGGGCGGAACGAGGACAAGGCCTTCGACTACATGAAGAAGCTCCGGCGCAACGTGCAGGTCTACACCAAGAGCGGCGGCGGCGGAACGCTGCCCGTCGGTCTCGGCCAGGCGGGCGGCGGCATCTTCTTCATCGTGGACGCGCTCGACACCAAGGCCAAGGGGTACGACGTCGTCATCAGCTTCCCGCGCGAGGGCATCGGCACCTCGGCCGAGGCCATCGCGCTCCTCAAGGGCGCGAAGCACCCCGAGCTCGGCAAGAAGCTGATCGACTGGGCCACCAGCCCCGCCATGCAGAGCCTCTTCGCCAAGCACAAGATCAACTTCGTGCCGGCGAGCCCCGAGGTCAAGGTCGAACCGTCCCTGGCGGAGGTGCTCAAGGGCGCCAAGATCTTCCCCATCGATGACGCCTACGCCGGCGCCAACCGTAAGCGCGTCGTGAACCGCTGGATCAGCGAGGTCCTGAACGCGAAGGAATGA
- a CDS encoding iron ABC transporter permease, which translates to MTAAVRRLGRDPALLVTVLVLWALLGLFVLFPLARLTWLAFFEGGRLSLGHVWSVLGDPNHRQAFANSMLLAALVAAGGTALGFLFAYTAARAGLGRWWLAALDAATLLPLVSPPFTTAIAMIFSFGPRGLITYHLLGIKGATAYGLHSTLFAETLTYFPIAYLTLRPILAAIDPNVEDMAFSLGSSRWRVFRTVTLPLAVPGFANAFLLLFAASLADFATPLILAGNSFPVLPTQAYLQITGLFDFKGGAVLSFALLVPAAAVYFLQRYWVGRGAYVTVTGKAGPATVTKSVAPWARRLLPAACAAVAVVIAYFYALLFYASVVMAFGANHALTWRHYHVIFTEGWKAIHDTLIIAGVGMPLGGLFGVLVGYLVARRRFPGRQAMEMVSMINYALPGTIVGIAYLIAFNSPPLALTGTALIIVACYVFRYSPTGIRATVALLQQIDPSIEEASQGLGARSGMTFRRVTLPLILPAFFAGLGVVFIRSMTAISATIFLVSINWTLITVRILENMTELSLGPAAAFSVLVVAIVFVVMAAISWALRRFQSAGNLQVTSFLGG; encoded by the coding sequence ATGACGGCCGCCGTGAGGCGGCTCGGGCGCGACCCCGCTCTCCTGGTGACGGTCCTCGTTCTCTGGGCGCTGCTCGGGCTCTTCGTCCTCTTCCCGCTGGCGCGACTGACCTGGCTTGCCTTCTTCGAAGGCGGCCGCCTCTCGCTCGGCCACGTCTGGTCCGTACTCGGCGACCCCAACCACCGCCAGGCCTTCGCCAACAGCATGCTGCTGGCGGCGCTGGTGGCCGCGGGCGGCACGGCGCTGGGCTTTCTCTTCGCCTACACCGCCGCGCGCGCGGGGCTCGGGCGCTGGTGGCTCGCGGCGCTCGACGCCGCCACGCTCCTGCCGCTCGTCTCACCGCCCTTCACGACGGCCATCGCCATGATCTTCTCCTTCGGGCCGCGCGGCCTCATCACCTATCACCTGCTCGGGATCAAGGGGGCGACGGCCTACGGGCTGCACAGCACGCTCTTCGCCGAGACGCTGACCTACTTCCCCATCGCGTACCTGACCCTCAGGCCGATTCTCGCGGCGATTGATCCCAACGTGGAGGACATGGCGTTTTCGCTCGGGTCTTCGCGCTGGCGGGTTTTCAGGACGGTGACGCTGCCGCTGGCGGTGCCGGGCTTCGCCAATGCATTCCTCCTGCTCTTCGCCGCCTCGCTGGCGGATTTCGCCACGCCGCTGATCCTGGCGGGCAACAGCTTCCCCGTGCTGCCGACCCAGGCGTATCTCCAGATCACGGGGCTCTTCGACTTCAAGGGCGGCGCCGTGCTGTCCTTCGCGCTCCTCGTGCCCGCGGCGGCCGTCTACTTCCTCCAGCGCTACTGGGTCGGCCGCGGCGCCTACGTCACGGTCACGGGCAAGGCCGGGCCCGCGACGGTCACCAAGAGCGTGGCGCCGTGGGCGCGGCGGCTCCTGCCCGCGGCGTGCGCGGCCGTGGCCGTAGTCATCGCCTACTTCTACGCGCTCCTCTTCTACGCCTCCGTGGTCATGGCCTTCGGCGCCAACCACGCGCTCACGTGGCGGCACTACCACGTGATCTTCACGGAAGGGTGGAAGGCCATCCACGACACGCTCATCATCGCGGGCGTGGGCATGCCGCTGGGCGGTCTCTTCGGCGTCCTCGTGGGCTACCTCGTGGCGCGGCGGCGCTTCCCCGGGCGGCAGGCCATGGAGATGGTCTCGATGATCAACTACGCCCTGCCCGGCACCATCGTCGGCATCGCGTACCTGATCGCGTTCAACAGCCCCCCGCTGGCGCTCACAGGCACGGCGCTCATCATCGTCGCCTGCTACGTCTTCCGCTACAGCCCGACGGGCATCCGCGCGACGGTGGCGCTCCTCCAGCAGATCGATCCCAGCATCGAGGAGGCCTCGCAGGGGCTGGGGGCGCGTAGCGGCATGACCTTCAGGCGCGTCACCCTGCCGCTCATCCTGCCCGCCTTCTTCGCGGGGCTCGGTGTCGTCTTCATCCGCTCGATGACCGCGATCAGCGCGACCATCTTCCTGGTGTCCATCAACTGGACGCTCATCACCGTGCGCATCCTCGAGAACATGACGGAGCTCTCGCTCGGCCCCGCCGCGGCCTTCTCCGTGCTGGTCGTCGCCATCGTCTTCGTGGTGATGGCGGCAATCTCCTGGGCGCTCCGGCGGTTCCAGTCGGCGGGCAACCTCCAGGTCACGAGCTTCCTCGGTGGCTAG
- a CDS encoding ABC transporter ATP-binding protein, whose translation MASPSPVAIRLEGVSKRFDHRVKGLVYAVRDVSLDVRPGELLTLLGPSGCGKTTTLRMIAGFQEPDAGRVWIGGQDVTRLMANQRSIGFVFQSYALFPHLTVFENVAYGLRVQRQADAEIARAVGLVLDLVGLAGYDRQMPHQLSGGEQQRVALARAIVVRPRVLLFDEPLSNLDARLRIQMRGEIQRLQKTLGITTVYVTHDQEEAMAISDRIAVMHQGVIVQEGSAETLYHRPASEFVAQFIGRTNLLRGRVTAAGDAGVEVEVEGHRFRVAASGARPALGASVTLVLRPESIAMSTGGAGLRGTVVSRTFLGEKVEYHVRVGGETLHVTGYGAGGSGFLAPGEAVTLDVPSSGVWILEGGA comes from the coding sequence GTGGCTAGCCCCTCCCCCGTCGCGATCAGGCTCGAGGGCGTCTCCAAGCGCTTCGACCACCGGGTCAAGGGCCTGGTCTACGCCGTCCGCGACGTGAGCCTGGACGTGCGTCCGGGCGAGCTGTTGACCCTCCTCGGCCCCTCCGGGTGCGGAAAAACCACGACGCTCAGGATGATCGCGGGCTTTCAGGAGCCCGACGCCGGCCGCGTGTGGATCGGCGGCCAGGACGTGACGCGCCTCATGGCCAACCAGCGGAGCATCGGCTTCGTCTTCCAGAGCTACGCGCTCTTCCCCCATCTGACCGTCTTCGAGAACGTCGCCTACGGGCTGCGCGTCCAGCGGCAGGCCGATGCCGAGATCGCACGCGCGGTCGGCCTAGTGCTGGACCTCGTGGGGCTCGCCGGCTACGACCGCCAGATGCCTCACCAACTCTCGGGCGGCGAGCAGCAGCGGGTGGCGCTGGCGCGGGCCATCGTCGTGAGACCCCGGGTACTCCTCTTCGACGAGCCGCTGTCGAACCTCGACGCGCGGCTGCGCATCCAGATGCGCGGCGAGATCCAGCGGCTCCAGAAGACGCTCGGCATCACGACGGTCTACGTGACCCACGACCAGGAGGAGGCCATGGCGATCTCCGACCGGATCGCCGTCATGCACCAGGGCGTCATCGTCCAGGAGGGCAGCGCAGAAACGCTCTACCACCGTCCCGCGTCAGAGTTCGTGGCCCAGTTCATCGGCAGGACCAACCTCCTGCGCGGGCGCGTGACGGCCGCGGGAGACGCCGGGGTCGAGGTCGAAGTCGAGGGCCACAGGTTCCGCGTGGCGGCTTCGGGCGCGAGGCCCGCCCTCGGCGCGTCCGTCACGCTCGTGCTTCGCCCCGAGTCGATTGCCATGTCAACCGGCGGGGCCGGCCTGAGAGGAACGGTCGTATCGCGGACCTTCCTCGGTGAGAAGGTCGAGTACCACGTCCGCGTGGGCGGCGAGACCCTTCACGTGACGGGCTACGGCGCGGGCGGCTCCGGGTTCCTCGCCCCCGGCGAGGCCGTCACCCTCGACGTGCCCTCGAGCGGCGTCTGGATCCTCGAGGGTGGAGCGTGA